Proteins from one Candidatus Dormiibacterota bacterium genomic window:
- a CDS encoding response regulator transcription factor has protein sequence MPASPFKILVIEDDAAIGRVLQLELEHEGYAVEVARDGLAGLEKALKEPDLVILDLMLPRMDGIEVCKRIRVKSAVPIIMLTAKDRVPDRVEGLDVGADDYMVKPFATEELLARVRARLRERLPKTNVISYRDVVMDRDRHEVSRAGQAISLTAKEYALLEYLLLHRNKVHTRDELFNGVWGSDFLGDSNLIDVYIRYLRTKIDEGYEHKLIATVRGVGYTIKD, from the coding sequence ATGCCGGCAAGCCCTTTCAAGATTCTGGTTATCGAAGACGACGCCGCGATCGGCCGCGTCCTCCAGCTCGAGCTCGAGCATGAGGGGTATGCGGTCGAGGTGGCTCGCGACGGCCTGGCGGGCCTCGAAAAGGCCCTCAAAGAACCCGACCTCGTGATCCTCGACCTCATGCTTCCGCGCATGGACGGCATCGAGGTATGCAAGCGCATCCGCGTCAAGAGCGCCGTTCCGATCATCATGCTCACCGCCAAGGATCGCGTGCCGGATCGCGTCGAGGGGCTCGACGTGGGAGCCGACGACTACATGGTCAAGCCGTTTGCCACCGAAGAGCTGCTCGCCCGGGTGCGGGCGCGGCTGCGCGAACGTCTGCCGAAAACCAACGTCATCTCCTATCGCGACGTAGTGATGGATCGCGATCGGCACGAGGTGAGCCGCGCGGGGCAAGCCATTTCGCTAACGGCCAAAGAGTATGCCTTGCTCGAATACCTCTTGCTCCATCGCAATAAAGTGCATACGCGCGACGAACTCTTCAACGGCGTTTGGGGGAGCGATTTCTTGGGCGACTCGAATTTGATCGACGTCTACATTCGTTACCTTCGCACCAAAATCGACGAAGGTTACGAGCACAAGCTCATCGCAACCGTGCGCGGTGTCGGCTATACCATCAAAGATTAG
- a CDS encoding sigma-70 family RNA polymerase sigma factor — MSAALAEAPRIERLPSGPEDGDLVTMTLGGNPDAFATLVERYDRAVYHLAYRTLHDVEEARDVAQESFFKAFRSLRTFKPGAKFSTWIFAIAYHACCDRLNRRKRYSNEELPERADASAGPEHQAIAGDDARRLRAAIDALPEKYRSVITLYHLQGKQYEEIAQVLGLPMGTVKTHLFRAKEHLRKLLVGAEVME, encoded by the coding sequence GTGTCGGCAGCTCTCGCGGAGGCACCCCGAATAGAACGGTTACCCTCCGGGCCGGAAGACGGCGATCTCGTGACCATGACGCTCGGCGGCAACCCCGACGCGTTTGCCACGCTCGTCGAACGTTACGACCGCGCCGTCTACCACCTCGCCTATCGCACCCTGCACGACGTCGAAGAAGCTCGCGACGTCGCTCAGGAATCGTTCTTCAAGGCGTTCCGCTCCTTGCGAACCTTCAAACCGGGGGCGAAGTTTTCGACCTGGATTTTCGCGATCGCCTATCACGCATGTTGCGACCGATTGAACCGTCGCAAGCGTTATAGTAATGAGGAGCTTCCCGAGCGAGCCGACGCAAGCGCCGGGCCCGAGCACCAGGCGATCGCCGGCGACGATGCCCGGCGGCTCCGGGCCGCGATCGACGCGCTGCCGGAGAAATATCGCAGCGTGATTACGCTCTACCACCTTCAGGGTAAACAGTACGAAGAGATCGCACAGGTACTGGGACTCCCGATGGGAACGGTAAAAACCCACTTATTCCGAGCCAAGGAGCACCTGCGAAAGCTCCTCGTCGGAGCGGAGGTAATGGAATGA
- a CDS encoding DUF4097 family beta strand repeat-containing protein, translated as MMQMQSRRFALIAMLAAVEVVILGMAAFVLSGHSLWSWTGSAGYSPAQTVPGAHPIAPLAAGNAPAVYIDDPQSRVTVSPSRDGLVHVQDRTHFSGLTWGSDAAHIPALTVTRSADGVRIVRPSYHLGFFGFFMDDERGIDVQVPSGSSVQIARCSGAGVNGITNGVSATSIDGSISIADSSGNVSAHSNDGRVELRRVRGGTLEISSDDGSLHLTDVTANALTAKTGDGSIHAQGIVLNGSAPRATVHSGDGSVRVDGLFPGSGTYEISSGDGSIGLALASGSNATIAAHTDDGSMTLDGQSFHNDGGNQQQLRVGDGSSSLNVSSGDGSIHITTNGAP; from the coding sequence ATGATGCAAATGCAATCGCGCCGGTTCGCTTTGATCGCGATGCTCGCCGCTGTTGAGGTGGTGATCCTCGGCATGGCCGCGTTCGTCCTTTCGGGGCACAGCCTGTGGAGCTGGACTGGAAGCGCCGGCTACTCGCCGGCGCAGACGGTACCGGGCGCGCATCCCATCGCACCGCTGGCCGCCGGGAATGCGCCTGCAGTCTATATCGACGATCCGCAGTCGCGTGTGACGGTGAGCCCGTCGCGCGACGGCCTCGTCCACGTGCAGGATCGCACGCACTTCAGCGGGCTAACGTGGGGCAGCGATGCGGCGCATATTCCAGCCTTAACGGTGACGCGAAGCGCCGACGGCGTGCGCATAGTGCGGCCCTCCTATCACCTCGGATTCTTTGGATTTTTCATGGACGACGAGCGGGGGATCGACGTCCAAGTCCCGAGCGGATCGAGCGTGCAGATCGCCCGCTGCTCGGGCGCCGGCGTCAACGGCATCACGAACGGCGTGAGCGCCACCTCGATCGACGGCTCGATCTCCATCGCCGATTCGAGCGGAAACGTCAGCGCGCATAGCAACGACGGCCGGGTCGAATTGCGGCGCGTTCGTGGCGGCACGCTCGAGATTTCGAGCGACGACGGAAGCTTGCATCTTACGGACGTCACGGCGAATGCGCTGACGGCGAAAACCGGCGACGGCAGCATTCATGCGCAGGGCATCGTCCTCAACGGTTCGGCGCCGCGTGCGACCGTGCATTCGGGCGACGGATCCGTGCGGGTGGACGGCCTCTTTCCCGGTTCGGGAACCTACGAAATCTCTAGTGGCGACGGAAGCATCGGTCTCGCGCTTGCTTCGGGCAGCAACGCGACGATCGCCGCCCACACCGATGACGGCAGCATGACGTTGGACGGCCAATCGTTCCACAACGATGGCGGCAATCAACAGCAGCTGCGCGTCGGCGACGGATCGAGCAGCTTGAACGTATCGAGCGGCGACGGATCCATCCATATCACGACGAACGGAGCGCCCTAA